One genomic window of bacterium includes the following:
- a CDS encoding aspartate 1-decarboxylase, whose amino-acid sequence MLTNVIKAKIHKAIITKKNLDYNGSIGIDKALLRASGMIPGERVQVLNFQNGTRLETYIIEEKENSGIIALYGPAAKRGEIGNELCIISYALITSDEIPTFKSKVVFVDKNNKITTR is encoded by the coding sequence ATATTAACAAATGTAATAAAAGCAAAGATTCACAAAGCCATAATTACAAAAAAAAATCTTGATTATAATGGTAGCATTGGTATAGACAAAGCGCTTCTTAGAGCAAGCGGGATGATACCTGGCGAAAGAGTTCAGGTTCTGAATTTTCAAAACGGCACGAGACTTGAGACATACATTATAGAAGAGAAAGAGAATTCAGGCATAATTGCGCTTTATGGTCCTGCCGCAAAGCGCGGGGAAATTGGCAATGAATTATGTATTATTTCCTATGCTTTAATCACGAGCGATGAGATACCGACTTTCAAAAGCAAGGTTGTATTTGTAGATAAGAATAATAAGATCACTACACGCTAA
- a CDS encoding DUF86 domain-containing protein, with translation MRNIELYLKDILKALEDISEFVGNMTFEEFIVDDKTSSAVFRKLEVIGEAAKGVPNDVRQKYPEVPWKEMAGMRDRLIHFYFGIDYELVWSTIKKRIPEIRPYIERIVLDNG, from the coding sequence ATGAGAAATATCGAATTGTACTTGAAGGACATATTAAAGGCGTTGGAGGACATTTCTGAATTCGTTGGCAATATGACATTTGAAGAATTCATAGTGGATGACAAGACGAGTAGCGCAGTTTTTAGAAAATTGGAGGTGATAGGCGAAGCTGCTAAAGGTGTTCCAAATGATGTTCGGCAAAAATATCCTGAAGTACCATGGAAAGAGATGGCGGGCATGAGGGATAGATTGATTCATTTCTATTTTGGAATTGATTATGAGCTAGTATGGAGCACTATTAAAAAACGGATACCTGAGATAAGACCATATATCGAAAGGATTGTTTTGGATAATGGCTAA
- a CDS encoding nucleotidyltransferase family protein translates to MRQVNRNEVVKQLNMLFPNIKKKFKANSILLFGSVARGENRIDSDIDVLVDFKKGADLFDLMGLADYLEHNLHHKVDVVSKNGLREELRSIVEKEAIAI, encoded by the coding sequence ATGCGACAGGTCAACAGAAATGAAGTTGTAAAGCAATTGAATATGCTATTCCCAAATATTAAGAAAAAATTCAAAGCAAATTCAATTTTATTGTTTGGCTCAGTTGCAAGAGGAGAAAATCGGATAGACAGCGATATAGATGTTTTAGTAGATTTTAAAAAAGGTGCTGATTTATTTGACTTGATGGGACTAGCTGACTATCTGGAACACAATCTGCATCATAAAGTAGATGTCGTCTCAAAAAATGGGCTAAGGGAAGAATTACGGAGCATTGTAGAAAAAGAGGCAATAGCAATATGA
- a CDS encoding DUF2079 domain-containing protein, giving the protein MNLSERFQFGKIENSRIPVIIFFSCLGFFTFLYVLIPIIRLYKLHSGFGDLGYFDNILWNTIHGRFMWFYQGFNYFSNHFCPVLILILPLYKLFQRPELFLVIQGASLAVAAFPLFLLARRELKSSFSALIFAVVWFLYPFVYRINYYDFHPIAFAPLLIFSIIYFYRQRRYVLYWLFIFLLLTLKESTVFLVITIGTFIFIEGNRKTGLQTVFSGIVWGVIVMFVVMPNLAGDVGTLWIGRYKITGEMFNIAKLDYLVQIILLLLPLGFLPLFNVKKAWIIIPPLLIQFLSSFNAQYTLSFHYSSSVIPFVFISGILGYRKIIKKTNNRNLTSYFLCILVLTNSILCHHFFTQSFNNRYHRQSRKFLSLTLNKYDYIMAVHEKIFHILKYFIPEDASLSVQNNLGVFFAKRNDIETNLNLHNKDFCFIDSASYDGEMGKTYWTIIKNISSKAKAYRILVNIDGFMLLSTNEKWKDSLLKFSNLKFKGEKEILHKYILCDIYYNTHQYKKVIEVCKEIQSKQPHFMTADLYFRSGVALFNLGHYEEAIEKFKKVLMLQPDNELAKYNLSVAYQERNR; this is encoded by the coding sequence GTGAATTTGTCAGAGAGATTTCAATTCGGCAAAATAGAAAACAGCAGAATACCTGTAATTATCTTTTTCTCCTGCCTTGGATTTTTTACATTCTTGTATGTTCTCATTCCCATAATAAGATTATATAAGCTCCATTCAGGTTTTGGAGATCTGGGATATTTTGATAACATATTATGGAACACAATCCACGGCAGATTTATGTGGTTTTATCAAGGCTTCAATTATTTTTCCAATCATTTCTGCCCTGTTCTTATTCTGATATTACCCTTATATAAACTATTTCAAAGGCCTGAACTCTTTCTTGTCATTCAGGGAGCTAGTTTGGCAGTTGCTGCATTTCCACTTTTTTTACTGGCTCGTCGCGAACTTAAAAGTTCTTTCTCAGCATTGATCTTTGCTGTTGTATGGTTCCTTTATCCATTTGTTTATCGTATTAACTATTACGATTTTCATCCAATTGCATTCGCTCCATTATTGATTTTTTCAATAATATATTTCTATCGACAGAGGAGATATGTTCTGTACTGGTTGTTTATTTTTCTTCTTTTAACACTCAAGGAATCTACTGTATTTTTGGTTATTACAATTGGAACTTTTATTTTCATTGAAGGAAATAGAAAAACGGGTTTGCAAACTGTATTCTCAGGAATTGTTTGGGGAGTTATAGTGATGTTTGTAGTTATGCCTAATCTTGCCGGAGATGTGGGCACTCTCTGGATAGGAAGGTATAAAATAACCGGAGAAATGTTTAACATAGCTAAATTAGATTATCTTGTTCAGATAATTCTACTATTATTACCATTAGGATTTCTTCCATTATTTAATGTTAAAAAAGCGTGGATTATAATACCTCCACTCTTAATTCAATTTTTATCTTCTTTCAATGCGCAATATACGCTCTCATTCCATTATTCTTCATCAGTAATACCCTTTGTTTTTATCTCAGGAATATTGGGATATAGGAAAATAATTAAAAAAACCAATAATAGGAATCTAACGTCTTATTTCTTATGTATTCTCGTATTGACTAATAGTATTCTTTGCCATCACTTTTTTACCCAGTCGTTTAATAATCGCTATCATCGCCAATCAAGAAAATTTCTTTCATTAACCTTGAATAAATACGATTACATTATGGCTGTGCACGAAAAAATCTTTCATATATTGAAATATTTTATTCCTGAAGATGCTTCGCTATCTGTCCAAAACAACCTAGGAGTATTCTTTGCAAAAAGAAATGATATAGAGACTAATTTAAATCTACATAACAAGGATTTCTGTTTCATAGATAGCGCGAGTTATGATGGGGAAATGGGGAAGACATACTGGACAATTATAAAAAACATATCGAGTAAAGCCAAAGCTTACAGGATATTGGTCAATATAGACGGGTTTATGCTTTTGTCCACTAATGAAAAATGGAAAGATTCATTGCTGAAATTCTCGAATTTGAAATTCAAAGGAGAAAAAGAGATTCTTCATAAGTATATTTTATGCGACATATACTATAATACTCATCAGTATAAAAAAGTTATTGAAGTATGTAAGGAAATTCAAAGCAAACAACCACATTTTATGACAGCTGATTTGTATTTTAGAAGTGGAGTTGCTCTGTTTAACCTCGGCCACTATGAAGAAGCAATAGAAAAATTTAAAAAAGTGCTTATGCTTCAGCCTGATAATGAATTGGCAAAATATAATTTATCTGTTGCTTATCAAGAAAGAAACAGATAA
- the nifJ gene encoding pyruvate:ferredoxin (flavodoxin) oxidoreductase — MTRRMVPYDGNSAVAHIAHATNEVIAIYPITPSSAMGEIADAKSAKGEKNIWGTVPVVVELQSEGGASGTVHGALTTGALTTTFTASQGLLLMIPNMYKIAGELCSTVFHIAARSIACQALSIFGDHTDVMATRATGWGMLASGSVQEAMDFALIAQAATLEARVPFLHFFEGFRVSHEIQKIEELTSEDMRAMIDTKLVRAHRLRGLSPDRPQLRGTSQNPDVFFQGRESVNKYYNDCPRVVQKTMDKFGQLVGRHYKLFDYIGAPDAENLVVIMGSGGETVHETVEYLNAKGEKIGVIKVRLYRPFDVPAFASVLPNTVKRIAVLDRTKEPGSLGEPLYEDIRTAVGEAMERGLIKLDRYPLIIGGRYGLGSAEFNGAMAKGVFDNLLKNKPKNHFTIGIEDDITHTSLEYDPSFSSEKDVYRAMFYGLGSDGTVGANHNSIKIIAEKTDNYAQGYFVYDSKKAGAVTVSHLRFGKKTIRSPYLISKANFLACHNFTFLEKYDMLGYIIDRGIFLLTSEYDKNTVWEKLPGKVQKQIIDKNLKFYVIDAVKIASELGLGARINTIMQTAFFLISGILPKETAISAIKESIKRTYGEKGEKVVNMNTQAVNATADNIHEVEVPASFKGQVVEKPTVADDAPDFVKEVTARIIRREGESIKVSQMPSDGTWPTGTTQYEKRNLAINIPIWNPETCIQCGRCSLVCPHAAIRPKIYKKELLKDAPKTFKHTDSKPSKDMEDYQYTLQVAPEDCTGCGTCFENCPMKNKEAIKMSPQSPIREEEVKNYAFFLNLPSTAPDLYNRNTVKGSQFIKPLFEYSGACGGCGETAYVKLLTQLFGDRAIIANATGCSSIYGGNLPTTPYCKRSDGRGPAWNNSLFEDAAELAFGMRLTVDKFNEYAYELADRISDDNSSPDELKNIISKIKDVSQSTQEDIEKQREQVGKLNNLLKSCTLPDCKELLTVSDYMVKKSIWGVGGDGWAYDIGYGGLDHVLASGKNVNILVLDTEVYSNTGGQSSKATPLGAVAKFAAAGKPVPKKDLGLMFMSYGYIYVAKVAVGADPNQLVKAFVEAEAYNGPSIIIAYSHCIAHGIDMTRGLTEQKNAVASGYWPLYRYNPELTDQGENPLILDSKEPQIPFSDYAYNENRYRVLKKINPKRADKLMKFAQQNVTQRFKLYKQLAELDYSRDKGTK; from the coding sequence ATGACTCGCAGGATGGTTCCTTATGATGGAAATAGCGCTGTAGCGCATATAGCGCATGCAACTAATGAAGTAATTGCAATATATCCAATTACTCCTTCTTCTGCAATGGGTGAAATTGCTGATGCAAAATCTGCAAAAGGAGAAAAAAATATCTGGGGAACAGTACCGGTTGTTGTGGAACTTCAATCAGAGGGAGGGGCATCCGGGACAGTCCACGGCGCACTTACTACAGGCGCACTTACTACAACATTTACAGCATCCCAGGGCCTGCTCCTTATGATCCCGAATATGTATAAGATTGCAGGGGAATTGTGTTCAACAGTATTTCACATAGCTGCCCGCTCCATCGCATGTCAGGCACTGTCTATATTTGGAGACCACACAGATGTTATGGCAACCAGAGCTACGGGCTGGGGAATGCTTGCTTCAGGGAGTGTGCAGGAAGCAATGGATTTTGCCCTTATAGCTCAGGCAGCAACCCTAGAAGCCAGAGTTCCTTTTCTGCATTTCTTTGAAGGCTTTCGCGTCTCACATGAAATACAAAAAATAGAGGAACTTACATCTGAGGATATGCGGGCTATGATTGATACTAAATTAGTTAGGGCACACAGGCTAAGAGGCCTTTCTCCCGACCGGCCCCAGCTTCGAGGAACTTCTCAGAATCCAGATGTGTTTTTCCAGGGACGCGAGAGTGTTAATAAATATTACAATGATTGTCCTCGAGTTGTTCAAAAAACAATGGATAAATTTGGGCAGTTGGTAGGACGACACTATAAACTATTTGATTATATTGGGGCTCCTGATGCTGAAAATCTGGTTGTAATAATGGGCTCCGGAGGAGAAACAGTTCATGAAACTGTTGAATACTTAAATGCCAAAGGTGAAAAAATTGGAGTTATAAAAGTTCGCCTTTATAGGCCATTTGACGTGCCTGCATTTGCATCTGTTCTACCAAATACAGTAAAAAGAATAGCTGTTCTTGACAGGACAAAAGAGCCAGGAAGCCTTGGAGAGCCTTTATATGAAGATATCCGCACAGCAGTTGGCGAGGCAATGGAGAGAGGATTGATTAAATTAGATAGATATCCTTTAATCATCGGCGGACGCTATGGCCTTGGTTCTGCGGAATTTAATGGGGCAATGGCTAAGGGAGTTTTTGATAATCTTCTTAAGAATAAACCCAAAAATCATTTCACTATTGGCATTGAAGATGACATTACTCACACAAGTCTGGAATATGATCCATCATTCAGTTCTGAGAAAGATGTGTATAGAGCTATGTTTTATGGGCTTGGTTCTGACGGGACAGTTGGAGCTAATCATAATTCCATTAAAATCATAGCAGAAAAAACAGATAATTATGCTCAGGGATATTTTGTCTATGATTCCAAAAAGGCAGGCGCTGTCACAGTTTCGCATCTTCGATTCGGCAAAAAAACTATAAGAAGCCCCTATCTGATTTCAAAAGCAAATTTTCTTGCATGTCATAATTTCACATTTCTAGAAAAATACGACATGCTTGGGTATATAATTGACAGGGGAATTTTCCTTTTAACATCAGAGTATGATAAGAATACTGTGTGGGAAAAGCTGCCCGGAAAAGTGCAAAAACAAATTATAGATAAAAACCTTAAATTCTATGTTATAGATGCAGTTAAGATTGCCTCAGAACTTGGGTTAGGCGCACGTATTAATACAATAATGCAGACTGCGTTCTTCTTGATTTCAGGCATACTTCCTAAAGAAACGGCTATTTCTGCAATTAAGGAATCAATAAAGCGGACATATGGCGAAAAGGGAGAGAAAGTTGTTAATATGAACACTCAGGCTGTGAATGCAACTGCCGATAATATTCACGAAGTAGAAGTTCCTGCCTCTTTCAAAGGACAGGTGGTTGAGAAGCCTACTGTGGCTGATGATGCGCCTGATTTTGTTAAAGAGGTTACCGCAAGGATAATAAGACGAGAAGGAGAAAGTATAAAGGTCTCTCAAATGCCATCAGATGGGACCTGGCCTACAGGAACAACTCAATATGAAAAACGCAATCTTGCTATTAACATTCCAATATGGAATCCAGAAACATGTATTCAGTGCGGAAGATGCTCATTGGTTTGTCCGCATGCTGCGATCCGGCCAAAGATATATAAAAAAGAACTTCTTAAAGATGCTCCTAAAACATTCAAGCATACAGATTCAAAGCCTTCAAAAGATATGGAAGATTATCAATACACACTTCAGGTAGCTCCCGAGGATTGTACTGGGTGTGGCACTTGCTTTGAAAATTGTCCCATGAAAAATAAAGAGGCGATTAAAATGTCGCCGCAATCTCCAATAAGAGAAGAAGAAGTGAAAAACTATGCGTTCTTTCTCAACTTACCATCTACAGCCCCTGATCTTTATAATAGAAACACTGTTAAAGGAAGTCAGTTTATAAAACCTCTTTTTGAATACTCTGGTGCCTGTGGAGGATGTGGAGAAACGGCATATGTTAAACTGCTTACTCAGCTTTTTGGTGACCGGGCAATTATAGCAAATGCTACAGGATGTTCCTCAATCTATGGAGGGAATCTTCCTACAACACCATATTGCAAACGTTCGGATGGACGCGGACCGGCATGGAATAATTCACTCTTTGAAGACGCTGCTGAGCTGGCCTTTGGTATGAGACTGACTGTTGATAAATTCAATGAATATGCATATGAACTTGCAGATAGAATTTCAGACGATAATTCCTCACCAGATGAATTAAAGAATATCATTTCGAAAATAAAAGATGTTAGCCAGTCAACACAGGAAGATATAGAAAAACAACGGGAACAAGTTGGGAAACTGAATAATTTATTAAAATCCTGCACCTTGCCTGATTGTAAGGAGCTTCTTACGGTTTCGGATTATATGGTTAAAAAATCCATATGGGGAGTTGGGGGAGACGGCTGGGCATATGATATAGGATATGGCGGGCTTGACCATGTTTTAGCTTCAGGGAAAAATGTTAATATACTTGTATTGGATACTGAGGTATATTCAAACACAGGAGGACAGTCTTCAAAAGCCACTCCTCTTGGTGCTGTCGCTAAGTTTGCAGCAGCAGGAAAACCTGTTCCCAAAAAAGACCTTGGACTTATGTTTATGAGTTATGGATATATCTATGTTGCAAAGGTTGCAGTAGGCGCTGATCCAAACCAGTTGGTCAAAGCGTTTGTAGAAGCGGAAGCTTATAATGGACCTTCAATAATTATTGCATACTCTCACTGTATAGCTCATGGTATAGATATGACACGCGGACTTACCGAGCAGAAGAATGCAGTCGCGAGCGGATACTGGCCTCTTTACAGATACAATCCCGAGCTCACTGACCAAGGAGAAAATCCTCTCATTCTTGACAGTAAAGAGCCACAGATCCCATTTTCTGATTATGCATATAATGAGAACAGGTACAGAGTGCTTAAGAAGATAAATCCGAAACGCGCAGATAAACTGATGAAATTCGCTCAGCAAAACGTTACTCAAAGATTCAAGCTCTACAAACAGCTTGCAGAATTGGATTATAGTAGAGATAAAGGCACAAAGTAG
- a CDS encoding HD domain-containing protein codes for MGKVEKIVVSETEKIVEQLEKTKVVLATIKVEKTVVSEIEQIVEQLEKTKTALDRKIKQLKILHRVGKALTLQLNITKLLTSIIRLISQKTLTEKISIMLIDKKTKHLRIEAAKGVTKTKIKTIKFKIGEGVAGWVAKEGKPILIKNTLKEPRFENIITRSEKRQFICVPLKVRGQIIGVINVEEKVGGLAFTRDDLTILTTIGYEAAIAISNALLFDELQQSYFNTITALVKAMEAKDPYTRGHSDRVNKYALAIAREMNLSDENIELIKRFGVLHDIGKIGIPIRILNKPAKLTKEEWKMIKSHPRIGVTIIETIDFMKLAKPIILSHHERYDGKGYPMRLRDKKIPLLAKIISIADAYDAMLSDRPYRKAFSKEYALTELARGAGTQFDPRLARAAIRVFKKLKE; via the coding sequence ATGGGAAAGGTTGAAAAAATAGTAGTAAGTGAGACAGAGAAAATCGTAGAGCAGCTGGAAAAAACGAAAGTTGTTCTCGCCACGATAAAAGTTGAAAAAACAGTAGTAAGTGAGATAGAGCAAATCGTAGAGCAGCTAGAAAAAACTAAAACTGCTCTTGACAGAAAAATAAAGCAGCTAAAGATTCTGCATAGAGTCGGTAAAGCGCTTACTCTTCAGCTGAATATAACAAAGTTACTAACCTCTATTATTAGATTAATCTCCCAAAAAACTTTAACAGAAAAGATATCTATTATGCTCATTGATAAGAAAACAAAACACCTGCGAATAGAGGCTGCAAAAGGCGTGACTAAAACAAAGATAAAAACTATTAAGTTTAAAATTGGAGAAGGCGTTGCTGGCTGGGTTGCAAAAGAAGGAAAACCTATCCTTATAAAAAACACACTTAAGGAGCCTAGATTTGAAAACATTATTACCAGAAGCGAAAAAAGACAGTTTATATGTGTGCCTCTAAAAGTCAGAGGACAAATAATAGGCGTAATAAATGTTGAGGAAAAGGTTGGCGGGCTCGCTTTTACAAGAGACGACCTGACAATACTTACGACCATAGGTTATGAAGCTGCTATTGCTATAAGCAATGCTCTTCTTTTTGATGAGCTTCAACAAAGTTACTTTAATACAATAACAGCCTTAGTTAAAGCCATGGAGGCAAAGGATCCATATACCCGTGGTCATTCAGATAGAGTTAATAAATACGCTTTGGCTATAGCCAGAGAAATGAACCTATCTGATGAAAATATAGAATTAATAAAACGGTTTGGTGTTTTGCATGACATTGGAAAGATAGGAATCCCAATAAGGATATTAAATAAGCCAGCCAAACTGACTAAAGAAGAATGGAAGATGATCAAAAGTCATCCACGTATTGGAGTAACAATAATTGAAACTATAGATTTTATGAAGCTGGCAAAACCAATTATTTTGAGTCACCATGAACGATATGATGGGAAAGGATATCCAATGAGACTGCGGGATAAAAAGATTCCATTACTTGCTAAAATAATCAGCATTGCAGATGCGTATGACGCAATGTTATCTGACAGACCGTATAGAAAGGCGTTTAGTAAAGAATATGCTTTGACTGAATTAGCGCGTGGCGCAGGCACTCAATTTGATCCCCGCCTTGCAAGAGCAGCAATTAGAGTTTTCAAAAAACTAAAGGAATGA
- the amrB gene encoding AmmeMemoRadiSam system protein B, which produces MLRNPAVAGQFYPASKEQLICEIEKYINKKTSKEKILGVVSPHAGYVCSGETAVLTLSRAELPDNIIILGPNHTGAGARFSIMAHGMWNTPIDNVNINGELAEIILNKTSLVKEDEEAQIYEYSIEVQLPIIQYLKSNFRFVPIVVSYGDIKQYQEIGYAIASAIEDFEEEVLIIASSDMTHHEPSETAKRKDNLAIESILALDEAALFNRVHKYNISMCGCGPVCIMLAACKKLGAKHAELIKYTNSGEATGDFSQVVGYAGITVK; this is translated from the coding sequence ATGCTCAGAAATCCTGCAGTAGCTGGACAATTCTATCCTGCCTCAAAAGAGCAGCTCATTTGCGAAATAGAAAAGTACATTAATAAAAAAACGTCAAAAGAAAAAATTCTGGGTGTTGTCTCGCCTCATGCAGGTTACGTGTGTTCAGGGGAAACCGCGGTGCTTACGCTATCAAGAGCAGAACTGCCTGATAATATAATCATCTTGGGCCCTAATCATACCGGAGCTGGCGCAAGATTTTCCATAATGGCTCATGGTATGTGGAATACACCTATAGATAATGTCAATATTAATGGCGAACTTGCAGAAATAATACTAAATAAAACCAGTTTGGTAAAAGAGGATGAAGAAGCGCAGATTTACGAATATTCGATAGAGGTTCAGCTCCCTATTATTCAATATCTTAAGAGTAATTTTAGATTTGTCCCAATTGTTGTTTCATATGGTGATATTAAACAGTATCAGGAGATTGGGTACGCAATTGCGAGCGCAATAGAAGATTTTGAGGAAGAGGTACTCATTATAGCCAGTTCCGATATGACACATCACGAACCATCGGAAACGGCAAAGCGCAAAGACAATCTAGCCATTGAATCTATATTAGCCTTGGATGAGGCAGCGCTTTTTAATAGGGTCCACAAATATAATATTTCTATGTGCGGCTGTGGGCCTGTGTGCATTATGCTTGCAGCATGTAAGAAACTAGGCGCAAAGCACGCAGAGCTGATAAAATATACTAATAGCGGAGAGGCGACAGGCGATTTTTCTCAAGTAGTTGGGTATGCAGGGATAACTGTAAAGTGA
- a CDS encoding glycosyltransferase, with translation MNSSPKRIFYLITDLDIGGAEKMLFELVKRIDKDKFMPEVGCLKGKGIVGKKLEALGIKVRCFHIEKPWHIYKLLGISFFLKQGHFDILHSYLFHANIIGRVCGRMAGIPIIISSIRVCEKKKLYHLWMDRITNWMVNLEICVSKGVKNFTIEKAGIPEHKLKIVENGIPDSFLDAVTSYRNKKAHSLIVGTVARLSEQKGIEYLLYASERVIKQFPDITFIIAGKGPLASQLEELSGKLNISRNVKFIGFRKDIPELLSVIDIFVLPSLWEGMPNVVLEAMAAGKPAIATDTGGSKDIIDNNINGVLVEPENSEALAEAILKLLKNPDERERLGKAAEQRVKEKFPIDKMVSKTEQIYTRLLNLSS, from the coding sequence GTGAATTCTTCTCCAAAACGCATCTTTTATCTTATCACAGACCTTGATATTGGCGGCGCAGAAAAGATGCTCTTTGAATTGGTAAAACGCATTGATAAAGATAAGTTCATGCCGGAGGTTGGTTGTTTAAAGGGAAAAGGCATAGTTGGAAAGAAATTAGAAGCTCTTGGAATAAAGGTAAGATGCTTTCATATTGAGAAACCATGGCATATATATAAACTCCTTGGCATTTCTTTCTTTTTGAAACAAGGTCACTTTGATATTCTTCATTCCTATCTTTTCCATGCAAACATAATTGGAAGAGTCTGTGGAAGAATGGCTGGTATTCCGATTATCATTTCATCAATTCGCGTGTGTGAAAAAAAGAAACTATATCATCTATGGATGGATAGAATCACCAACTGGATGGTAAATCTTGAGATATGTGTATCAAAAGGAGTTAAAAATTTCACAATAGAAAAAGCTGGCATACCAGAACATAAGCTTAAGATTGTTGAGAATGGAATTCCTGATTCATTCCTTGATGCGGTTACATCGTATAGAAATAAAAAAGCCCATTCGCTCATTGTTGGTACTGTTGCCAGATTATCCGAACAGAAGGGAATAGAATATCTCTTATATGCATCGGAAAGAGTAATTAAACAATTCCCTGATATTACATTCATCATTGCAGGCAAAGGTCCTCTGGCATCTCAATTAGAAGAATTATCAGGTAAGCTTAATATTTCAAGAAATGTAAAATTCATTGGTTTTAGAAAGGATATTCCAGAACTATTATCTGTTATAGATATTTTTGTTTTACCTTCTTTGTGGGAAGGAATGCCGAATGTGGTTTTGGAAGCTATGGCAGCCGGGAAACCAGCTATTGCAACTGACACAGGAGGATCAAAAGACATTATAGATAACAACATAAATGGTGTACTGGTGGAACCCGAAAATTCAGAAGCACTTGCTGAAGCTATATTAAAACTTTTAAAAAATCCTGATGAAAGAGAGAGATTAGGCAAAGCTGCAGAACAGAGAGTTAAAGAGAAATTCCCTATTGATAAAATGGTTTCCAAAACAGAACAAATTTATACTCGACTTTTGAATTTATCGTCTTGA
- a CDS encoding type II toxin-antitoxin system mRNA interferase toxin, RelE/StbE family, giving the protein MFKLEVKSSVKKDTKFFPKEDLQRIANDIKSLKFDPLPPGAKKIKKGKEIYYRIRQGNFRIGYQFNATKRLVEIIYIKRRKESTYK; this is encoded by the coding sequence GTGTTTAAGCTTGAGGTAAAATCAAGTGTTAAGAAAGATACTAAATTTTTTCCCAAAGAAGATCTTCAACGAATTGCGAATGACATCAAGTCGCTCAAGTTTGATCCATTGCCACCAGGGGCAAAAAAAATAAAAAAAGGCAAAGAAATCTATTATAGAATAAGGCAAGGCAATTTTAGGATTGGCTATCAATTTAATGCGACCAAAAGATTAGTTGAAATTATTTATATTAAACGTAGAAAAGAATCTACTTATAAATGA
- a CDS encoding LacI family transcriptional regulator, whose protein sequence is MSNLSISTVSRMLSNKIRNPKTCSKVIAAIKSIHKKNGENYFSLKKRKSSKKIGLIGWWPTIESKAVAFNEIIQGINIATSAGGHFVFQMVSDGKYQKGSVIEQAIDSKTIDGAIFLGLDDSDENIGLFLKRKIPFILINRHPKDNGIGYVSVDNRRGGQLAVEYLVERGCSKFLAITTNANNSCFNERIKGFKNASKLSGCFLDVSSPIEKLGDKGWQTHINTLVKKNKIDVIVTTSDSIAAAAISALTNEGVHVPEDVSIMGFDNSMICEYTNPKLSSIASHLKDMGRIAIESLCLHIENKNIDVSKVLFRPEVVVRKSTR, encoded by the coding sequence GTGAGTAATTTATCGATAAGCACTGTTTCCCGTATGCTTTCAAATAAGATACGTAATCCAAAGACATGTAGCAAGGTTATTGCGGCTATTAAATCCATACATAAAAAAAATGGGGAAAATTATTTTTCGTTAAAAAAACGTAAGAGTTCAAAAAAAATAGGATTAATCGGATGGTGGCCGACTATCGAAAGTAAGGCCGTAGCATTCAACGAAATTATTCAGGGAATAAATATAGCTACAAGCGCAGGTGGACATTTTGTGTTTCAAATGGTTAGTGACGGGAAGTATCAAAAGGGTAGCGTAATTGAACAGGCAATTGATTCTAAAACTATTGATGGAGCAATTTTCCTAGGGCTAGACGATTCAGACGAAAATATAGGACTTTTTCTAAAAAGGAAAATCCCATTTATCTTGATAAATAGACATCCCAAAGATAATGGTATAGGTTATGTAAGCGTCGATAACAGAAGAGGTGGACAGTTAGCAGTAGAATATTTAGTAGAACGAGGTTGTTCAAAGTTTTTGGCAATAACGACAAATGCAAACAATAGCTGTTTTAATGAGCGCATAAAAGGATTTAAGAATGCTTCCAAATTATCAGGTTGTTTTTTAGATGTATCTTCTCCTATTGAAAAATTAGGGGATAAAGGATGGCAAACTCATATTAACACGCTGGTAAAAAAGAATAAAATTGACGTCATTGTAACCACCAGTGATTCAATAGCGGCAGCTGCCATAAGTGCTTTAACTAACGAAGGGGTGCATGTCCCTGAAGATGTATCGATTATGGGGTTTGATAATAGCATGATTTGTGAATACACAAATCCTAAACTAAGTTCTATAGCGTCACATTTAAAAGATATGGGAAGGATAGCTATTGAGAGTCTTTGTCTTCATATTGAAAATAAGAATATAGATGTATCAAAGGTTTTGTTTCGACCAGAAGTAGTTGTAAGAAAAAGCACCAGGTAA